One Gossypium hirsutum isolate 1008001.06 chromosome A11, Gossypium_hirsutum_v2.1, whole genome shotgun sequence genomic window carries:
- the LOC107924387 gene encoding transmembrane protein 120 homolog: MERVKESESEPASSSSAATGKLEEEVGRVMDQARELHESGASLLWKISNEEQSLRQKAISLESSIRRVRSSINSLISKKLLDPKFARKLEEDLQRASSILTDGEAAAFLPAEAQGRFLRMFLGPINVRASRKEVQLKVKEEYNSYRDRTAFLFLLFPLTLLILKSWIWEGCLPAFPVQLYEAWLLFLYTGLAMRENILRANGSDIRPWWIYHHYCAMLMALVSLTWEIKRQPNCAQKQRGVELFLQWAMMQGVAMLLQNRYQRQRLYTRIALGKANRMDVVWGETSGVDGQLWVLCPILFAMQGFEAYVGLLLLKTAFVGVVTEWQVICCGILLVLMAVGNFINTIQTLVTKSRFKAKMKRSKSKPELD, translated from the exons ATGGAGAGGGTGAAGGAATCGGAATCGGAGCCGGCGTCGTCGTCGTCGGCGGCGACGGGTAAATTGGAAGAAGAAGTTGGGAGGGTGATGGATCAAGCCAGGGAGTTGCACGAATCTGGAGCTTCGCTTTTATGGAAGATTTCAAACGAGGAGCAATCTCTTCGCCAAAAAGCCATTTCTCTTGAATCTTCTATTCGCCGTGTTCGTTCTTCAATCAATTCGCTTATATCTAAAAAGCTTTTGGATCCTAAGTTCGCTCGCAAG CTCGAAGAGGATTTACAGAGAGCCAGCTCCATCCTAACAGATGGAGAAGCCGCTGCTTTTCTTCCTGCTGAAGCTCAGG GAAGGTTTCTGAGGATGTTTCTGGGGCCAATCAATGTGCGAGCATCTCGTAAAGAAGTCCAGTTGAAAGTTAAGGAGGAATATAACAGCTACAGA GATAGGACTGCCTTTCTGTTTCTTCTTTTCCCGTTAACTttgcttattttaaaatcttGGATTTGGGAAGGATGCTTGCCTGCATTTCCAGTTCAATTGTACGAG GCATGGTTGTTGTTCCTTTACACTGGTTTGGCTATGCGAGAGAACATATTGCGAGCAAATGGAAGTGATATTCGTCCATG GTGGATATACCATCACTATTGTGCTATGCTTATGGCCCTAGTTAGTCTCACTTGGGAGATTAAAAGACAGCCTAATTGCGCTCAGAAGCAG AGAGGTGTAGAACTTTTCCTTCAATGGGCTATGATGCAAGGAGTTGCCATGCTTCTTCAAAATAGATATCAGCGTCAGAGACTTTATACTCGTATTGCCCTTGGAAAG GCTAATAGAATGGATGTTGTGTGGGGAGAAACGTCTGGTGTAGACGGCCAACTGTGGGTTTTATGTCCAATTCTTTTCGCTATGCAG GGGTTTGAGGCATATGTTGGACTCCTATTGCTCAAGACAGCATTCGTTGGAGTTGTTACCGAATGGCAG GTAATTTGTTGTGGGATACTTTTGGTTTTGATGGCTGTTGGGAACTTTATAAACACTATACAGACACTCGTGACAAAATCAAGGTTTAAAGCAAAGATGAAAAGATCAAAGAGCAAGCCGGAGTTGGATTAG